A single Streptomyces sp. 2114.4 DNA region contains:
- a CDS encoding iron-containing redox enzyme family protein, producing MSEDWKTRLAEGPLSAVRALESCTAGELTLLTENYAFRGALAAACKELTGRAYAGKDRTALAEMHELLALIYDRDFSGVVIGEVDHERAPLLRDVAAILEAAMLGEETARIDEETVTGYPRSGTEYVRWLKNLVNDHPAGRHPLYHEHIEQRGTREDLRLLLAQETSLDPRFDDILASMQMGRTGGEKMEIAANYWDEMGNGDAELVHTSLFSQALESIGADPAFIRDSFMLEAGICGNLSACLGLARRHYYKAVGYFGVTEYLAPRRFRCVVDTWRRLGLHEVGITYHDLHIGIDAGHASGWFKNVVAPLVDGDPLTGRDIALGAMIRLNTSQDYLDELLRRMRGRSPVAVGAQA from the coding sequence ATGTCTGAAGACTGGAAAACCCGGCTCGCCGAGGGTCCGCTGTCCGCGGTGCGCGCCCTGGAGTCCTGTACCGCCGGCGAACTGACCCTGCTGACCGAGAACTACGCCTTCCGCGGCGCACTGGCCGCCGCCTGCAAGGAACTCACCGGGCGCGCCTACGCCGGCAAGGACCGCACCGCGCTCGCCGAAATGCACGAACTGCTCGCCCTCATCTACGACCGGGACTTCTCCGGCGTGGTCATCGGCGAGGTCGACCACGAACGCGCGCCCCTGCTGCGCGATGTGGCCGCGATCCTGGAAGCGGCCATGCTGGGCGAGGAAACCGCCCGCATCGACGAGGAGACCGTCACCGGCTACCCCCGGTCCGGCACGGAGTACGTCCGCTGGCTGAAGAACCTCGTCAACGACCACCCGGCCGGCCGGCACCCGCTCTACCACGAGCACATCGAGCAGCGGGGCACCCGGGAGGACCTGCGGCTGCTGCTCGCCCAGGAGACCAGCCTCGACCCGCGCTTCGACGACATCCTCGCCTCGATGCAGATGGGCCGCACCGGTGGCGAGAAGATGGAGATAGCCGCCAACTACTGGGACGAGATGGGCAACGGCGACGCCGAGCTGGTCCACACCAGCCTCTTCTCCCAGGCCCTGGAGTCCATCGGCGCCGACCCGGCCTTCATCCGGGACAGCTTCATGCTGGAGGCCGGAATCTGCGGAAACCTCTCCGCCTGCCTCGGTCTCGCCCGCCGGCACTACTACAAGGCCGTGGGCTACTTCGGCGTGACGGAGTACCTGGCGCCCCGCCGCTTCCGCTGCGTGGTCGACACCTGGCGCAGACTCGGTCTGCACGAAGTCGGCATCACCTACCACGACCTGCACATCGGCATCGACGCCGGCCACGCCTCCGGCTGGTTCAAGAACGTCGTGGCACCGCTGGTGGACGGCGACCCCCTGACCGGCCGGGACATCGCCCTGGGCGCCATGATCAGGCTCAACACCTCGCAGGACTACCTCGACGAACTGCTGCGGCGCATGCGGGGCCGGTCCCCCGTCGCGGTCGGCGCGCAGGCCTGA
- a CDS encoding PIG-L deacetylase family protein yields MTAQLKEMPTDWSRGLALVAHPDDIEYAMGPAVITWTDSGKEIAYVLASRGEAGIDGCDPQTAKPLREREQRASSAVAGVTSVDFLDHPDGLITDSLALRREFATAIRRHRPEVVLTVNHHEHWRGVSWNTSDHRVVGRAALDAVVDAGNRYVFTEDGLDPWEGVQWMGVAGSPYPTHAVEVTGAEDRAVEAVLQHRAYLEALTDEDPESYARGFLRRNMARAGALFGDRDAVAFQLFERDAYRVKDGVTHYR; encoded by the coding sequence ATGACGGCACAGCTCAAGGAGATGCCCACCGACTGGTCGCGCGGGCTGGCACTGGTGGCGCACCCCGACGACATCGAGTACGCCATGGGCCCGGCGGTGATCACCTGGACCGACAGCGGCAAGGAGATCGCCTACGTCCTGGCCAGCCGCGGTGAGGCGGGCATCGACGGCTGCGACCCTCAGACGGCCAAGCCGCTGCGGGAAAGGGAGCAGCGCGCGAGCTCGGCGGTCGCCGGGGTGACCTCGGTGGACTTCCTGGACCACCCGGACGGGCTGATCACCGACTCGCTGGCGCTGCGCCGGGAGTTCGCCACCGCCATCCGCCGCCACCGGCCGGAAGTGGTGCTCACGGTCAACCACCACGAGCACTGGCGCGGCGTCTCCTGGAACACCTCGGACCACCGGGTCGTCGGCCGGGCCGCGCTGGACGCCGTCGTCGACGCCGGCAACCGCTATGTCTTCACCGAGGACGGCCTCGACCCCTGGGAAGGCGTGCAGTGGATGGGCGTCGCCGGCTCCCCGTACCCCACGCACGCCGTGGAGGTCACGGGCGCCGAGGACCGTGCCGTCGAGGCGGTGCTCCAGCACCGGGCCTACCTGGAAGCGCTCACCGACGAGGACCCGGAGAGCTACGCCCGGGGATTCCTGCGGCGCAACATGGCCAGGGCCGGCGCCCTCTTCGGCGACCGCGACGCGGTCGCCTTCCAGCTCTTCGAGCGCGACGCCTACCGCGTCAAGGACGGCGTCACCCACTACCGCTGA
- the asnB gene encoding asparagine synthase (glutamine-hydrolyzing) — MCGLSGIARVDGRALTGAADSQLQRMVQAIAHRGPDGEAYYRSGPLGFGFVRLSLVDVAGGDQPLRTEDDDLVLIANGEIYNHEELAATLPSGTRLRTRSDCEVLLHLYRRDGLRFLDEVRGMFSLALYDRTRGRLLLARDRFGIKPVFYHQNAERVVFGSEVKALFEDPDCPRELDWERALRDQAMTRAPAFDESPAHSWFKGVELAPAGCVVSFDLRSGERSTHRYWSFPEFDPADGASEEELVRRYGELLSSAVADCEMADVEIGLFLSGGIDSAAVAALASGKPQTFTALNGSTLANGDSEWGHRTARNLGLTNHQILFRTDSVPGVEEWKRFLWLMQTPLAGPEAFYKHEMYRYVRDRTPHIKAMLLGGGADEFNGGYSKGIAGGGEWPDFLDNLDRMAVRRDQYRSPELGAWWDVPGLPLVKSSVLREAAGRPAHEPYEALFRWKYRDVQQYNCWHEDRSAAGNGIEARVPFLDHRLIELVAAVPGALRPRLIWDKQILRRSLVGHLPDELVHRPKGPFFYGEGVRHTYRAFGAMLAQDGGRLLEEALSGPGAREFLDADNLRATLRQLQANPSSGHVEFLLSAVNLGLLEQMAASLPAPHVQVAKAPVPQSVPVNDWDTDAEKIEAEVVRRPPVDPRTRAAVADNVLLLKDPAEPSVWYLTIDGEIEYVLDEDELPEWPAVLRALDGERTIGEVLDGLGHSLETVHEELADAIDLGIVVTAEAAP; from the coding sequence ATGTGTGGTCTGAGCGGAATCGCTCGCGTGGACGGAAGAGCGCTGACCGGCGCCGCGGACTCCCAGCTCCAGCGAATGGTTCAGGCCATAGCCCACCGGGGCCCCGACGGTGAGGCCTACTACCGTTCGGGCCCGCTCGGATTCGGCTTCGTACGGTTGTCGCTGGTGGATGTGGCCGGCGGTGACCAGCCGCTGCGGACCGAGGACGACGACCTGGTCCTGATCGCCAATGGCGAGATCTACAACCACGAGGAGCTGGCCGCCACGCTCCCGAGCGGCACGCGGTTGCGCACCCGCTCGGACTGCGAGGTGCTGCTCCACCTCTACCGCCGCGACGGGCTGCGCTTCCTGGACGAGGTGCGCGGGATGTTCTCCCTCGCGCTCTACGACCGCACGCGGGGCCGGCTGCTGCTGGCCCGTGACCGCTTCGGCATCAAGCCGGTCTTCTACCACCAGAACGCCGAGCGGGTCGTCTTCGGCTCGGAGGTCAAGGCGCTCTTCGAGGACCCCGACTGCCCCCGTGAGCTGGACTGGGAGCGCGCGCTGCGCGACCAGGCCATGACGCGTGCGCCGGCGTTCGACGAGAGCCCGGCCCACTCGTGGTTCAAGGGCGTCGAGCTCGCCCCGGCCGGCTGTGTGGTCTCCTTCGACCTGCGCTCCGGTGAGCGCTCGACCCACCGCTACTGGTCGTTCCCCGAGTTCGACCCCGCCGACGGGGCGTCCGAGGAAGAGCTGGTGCGCCGCTACGGCGAGCTGCTGTCCTCCGCGGTGGCCGACTGCGAGATGGCGGACGTCGAGATCGGCCTTTTCCTCAGCGGTGGTATCGACTCCGCCGCGGTGGCCGCACTGGCCTCCGGCAAGCCTCAGACCTTCACCGCGCTGAACGGCTCCACCCTCGCCAATGGCGACTCCGAGTGGGGGCACCGTACGGCCAGAAACCTCGGACTGACGAATCATCAGATCCTTTTCCGCACCGATTCCGTCCCCGGTGTGGAGGAGTGGAAGCGGTTCCTGTGGCTGATGCAGACGCCGCTGGCCGGTCCCGAGGCGTTCTACAAGCACGAGATGTATCGCTACGTCCGCGACCGGACGCCGCATATCAAAGCCATGCTTCTGGGCGGCGGGGCCGATGAATTCAACGGCGGTTACTCCAAGGGCATCGCGGGCGGCGGTGAATGGCCCGATTTCCTGGACAACCTGGACCGTATGGCGGTCCGCCGGGACCAGTACCGCAGCCCCGAACTGGGTGCCTGGTGGGACGTCCCCGGCCTGCCGCTGGTCAAGTCCTCGGTGCTGCGCGAAGCCGCCGGCCGCCCGGCGCACGAGCCGTACGAGGCGCTGTTCCGCTGGAAGTACCGCGATGTGCAGCAGTACAACTGCTGGCACGAGGACCGGTCGGCGGCCGGCAACGGCATCGAGGCCCGGGTGCCGTTCCTGGACCACCGCCTCATCGAGCTGGTGGCCGCGGTCCCCGGGGCGCTGCGCCCCCGTCTGATCTGGGACAAGCAGATTCTGCGGCGTTCCCTGGTCGGCCACCTGCCCGACGAGCTGGTGCACCGCCCCAAGGGCCCCTTCTTCTACGGGGAAGGCGTCCGGCACACCTACCGCGCCTTCGGCGCCATGCTCGCCCAGGACGGCGGCCGGCTGCTGGAGGAGGCGCTGAGCGGACCCGGCGCCCGGGAGTTCCTGGACGCGGACAACCTGCGGGCCACGCTGCGGCAGCTGCAGGCCAACCCCTCCTCCGGACACGTGGAGTTCCTGCTCTCGGCGGTCAACCTCGGCCTGCTGGAGCAGATGGCGGCCTCGCTGCCCGCCCCGCACGTCCAGGTCGCCAAGGCACCCGTGCCGCAGTCGGTCCCGGTGAACGACTGGGACACCGACGCGGAGAAGATCGAGGCGGAGGTCGTACGGCGGCCCCCCGTCGACCCGCGGACCCGTGCGGCGGTCGCGGACAACGTGCTGCTGCTCAAGGACCCCGCCGAGCCGTCGGTGTGGTACCTGACCATCGACGGCGAGATCGAGTACGTCCTCGACGAGGACGAGCTGCCCGAGTGGCCCGCCGTGCTGCGGGCGCTGGACGGCGAGCGCACGATCGGCGAGGTCCTGGACGGGCTCGGACACAGCCTGGAGACCGTGCACGAAGAGCTCGCCGACGCCATCGACCTGGGGATCGTGGTGACCGCGGAGGCTGCGCCATGA
- a CDS encoding type II CAAX prenyl endopeptidase Rce1 family protein, with amino-acid sequence MTTAAGRAVHDESRQRRSAATFAPVGWRPEPRQLMAAATVAAFAVGLWTVGSAPLRVVAVLLVAEAVLMGLPWRVPRGGRSGASIWAETLAGLVAPLGALVLTACTAPQWLTRSGQWWWFAVALAVGAGLVVLSGLRPAGLFTGELAFVLGPTPRSHGSARAFAGAVGAVGEEILFRAPVLMVADPALLGLLAATAFVAQHHIQPGANRRGTVRSTAVEIAGAVALLALTLASQSVYPALLAHLVNNIPQIVIELQRENEDRSWS; translated from the coding sequence ATGACCACGGCTGCCGGCCGGGCGGTGCACGACGAGAGCCGGCAACGCCGCTCCGCCGCCACCTTCGCACCGGTCGGCTGGCGGCCCGAACCCCGGCAACTGATGGCCGCCGCCACGGTGGCGGCCTTTGCCGTTGGGCTGTGGACCGTGGGCTCGGCCCCCCTGCGGGTGGTGGCCGTCCTGCTGGTGGCCGAAGCCGTGCTGATGGGCCTGCCCTGGCGGGTGCCGCGGGGCGGGCGCAGCGGCGCGAGCATCTGGGCGGAGACGCTGGCCGGTCTGGTGGCTCCGCTGGGCGCGCTGGTGCTCACCGCGTGCACGGCGCCCCAGTGGCTCACCCGGTCCGGCCAGTGGTGGTGGTTCGCCGTGGCGCTCGCCGTCGGCGCCGGGCTGGTCGTGCTGAGCGGGCTGCGTCCGGCCGGGCTGTTCACCGGCGAGCTCGCCTTCGTCCTGGGGCCCACCCCGCGCTCCCACGGCAGCGCCCGCGCCTTCGCGGGAGCGGTGGGTGCCGTCGGGGAGGAGATCCTCTTCCGCGCCCCCGTCCTGATGGTGGCGGACCCGGCGCTGCTGGGACTGCTGGCGGCGACGGCCTTCGTGGCGCAGCACCACATCCAGCCGGGCGCCAACCGGCGCGGCACGGTCCGCTCCACGGCGGTGGAGATCGCCGGGGCGGTGGCGCTGCTCGCCCTGACCCTGGCCTCGCAGTCGGTCTATCCGGCCCTGCTCGCTCACCTCGTCAACAACATCCCTCAGATCGTCATCGAACTACAGCGCGAGAACGAGGACAGGAGCTGGTCGTGA
- a CDS encoding pyridoxal phosphate-dependent aminotransferase, whose protein sequence is MTEITMRQWYFDEAHGHYDIDLGDSYVGGSRLSDHPLPADCLLDYGNNRGTAPLRHLVAGLYGRDPSHIGITHGGQEALYLLYRTLLSAGDHAVIFTPGWQQAQPVLSRAGCRVDAVGTTADGRPDIAEALRRIGPRTKAVVLNSPCNPTGRKVTADGIKELAEALRGHGGHLILDEEYVADLGTDSWVGAYERAVSVSSVSKVYGVPGLRVGWMCGPPEVVDAAMQYKHFTTVTNSVVLEQLATGILERREEHVRRYRQLITDGQQTLERWLARHRGTLRMWQPEGTPYAWLHTPGLPSSLEFCREVLRRERVLLMPAEVFGTEHGLRLTFAREPDVLAEGLRRIDAVLAGHPTAAGSGTHAESREQR, encoded by the coding sequence ATGACCGAGATCACCATGCGCCAGTGGTACTTCGACGAGGCCCACGGCCACTACGACATCGACCTCGGCGACAGCTATGTGGGTGGCAGCCGCCTGTCCGACCACCCCCTGCCCGCCGACTGCCTCCTCGACTACGGCAACAACCGGGGCACCGCCCCGCTGCGCCACCTCGTGGCCGGCCTCTACGGCCGCGATCCGTCCCACATAGGCATCACCCACGGCGGGCAGGAAGCGCTCTACCTCCTCTACCGCACCCTGCTGTCCGCGGGCGACCACGCGGTGATCTTCACCCCCGGCTGGCAGCAGGCACAGCCGGTGCTGTCCCGGGCCGGATGCCGGGTGGACGCCGTGGGCACCACCGCCGACGGCCGCCCGGACATCGCCGAGGCGCTGCGCAGGATCGGCCCGCGCACGAAAGCCGTGGTGCTCAACTCGCCCTGCAATCCGACCGGCCGGAAGGTCACCGCCGACGGCATCAAGGAACTGGCCGAGGCGCTGCGCGGGCACGGCGGCCATCTGATCCTCGACGAGGAGTACGTCGCCGACCTCGGCACCGACTCCTGGGTCGGGGCGTACGAGAGAGCTGTCTCCGTCTCCAGCGTCTCCAAGGTCTACGGGGTCCCGGGCCTGCGCGTCGGCTGGATGTGCGGCCCGCCCGAGGTCGTGGACGCGGCCATGCAGTACAAGCACTTCACCACCGTCACCAACTCGGTGGTCCTGGAACAGCTGGCCACCGGCATCCTGGAGCGCCGCGAGGAGCACGTGCGGCGCTACCGGCAGCTGATCACCGACGGCCAACAGACGCTGGAGCGCTGGCTCGCCCGGCACCGCGGCACACTGCGGATGTGGCAGCCGGAGGGCACCCCGTACGCCTGGCTGCACACCCCCGGTCTGCCGTCCTCGCTGGAATTCTGCCGCGAGGTACTGCGCCGGGAGCGGGTGCTGCTGATGCCGGCCGAGGTGTTCGGCACCGAGCACGGCCTCCGCCTCACCTTCGCCCGGGAGCCGGACGTCCTGGCCGAGGGCCTGCGGCGGATCGACGCCGTACTGGCCGGCCACCCCACCGCCGCCGGGAGCGGCACCCACGCCGAGAGCAGGGAGCAACGATGA
- the dapF gene encoding diaminopimelate epimerase, whose translation MPHPLPPPRHDMADGHDFVKYEALGNDYLVIAPVAGQVAPTPENIRLICDRHYGPGADGVLYGPLPEEHGFGLRTFNSDGTECEKSGNGLRIFGRYLRDHGWTGEPEFTVRTLAGPVTVQLVDPAPGPDAPNAASLGGGRPGDGAPVRVSMGQASLDSELIGATGPRREMLRETLPAAAREWTATCVFLGNPHCVLPLDGTEVTEELARRLGPELAGHARFPGRINVQLMEVRAADRIRIEAYERGAGYTLASGSSACAAAVAAHALGLTGPEVTVEMPGGHLSVGISDAGEVTLTGPVRAVVAGRWAPAFRRRLAS comes from the coding sequence GTGCCGCACCCCTTGCCGCCCCCTCGCCACGACATGGCGGACGGCCATGACTTCGTGAAGTACGAGGCCCTGGGCAACGACTACTTGGTGATCGCTCCGGTCGCCGGCCAGGTGGCGCCGACACCGGAGAACATCCGGCTGATCTGCGACCGCCACTACGGTCCCGGCGCCGACGGAGTGCTCTACGGCCCGCTCCCCGAAGAACACGGATTCGGGCTGCGCACCTTCAACTCCGACGGCACCGAGTGCGAGAAGAGCGGCAACGGGCTGCGCATCTTCGGCCGTTACCTCCGCGACCACGGCTGGACCGGGGAGCCGGAGTTCACCGTCCGCACCCTGGCCGGGCCGGTCACCGTGCAGCTGGTGGACCCGGCCCCCGGCCCGGACGCACCGAACGCCGCCTCCCTTGGCGGTGGCCGCCCCGGGGACGGGGCACCCGTCCGCGTCTCCATGGGGCAGGCGTCCCTGGACAGCGAGCTGATCGGTGCCACCGGTCCGCGCCGGGAGATGCTGCGCGAAACCCTGCCCGCGGCGGCGCGCGAATGGACGGCCACCTGTGTCTTCCTGGGCAACCCGCACTGCGTCCTCCCGCTGGACGGCACCGAGGTCACCGAGGAGCTGGCCCGGCGCCTGGGCCCCGAGCTCGCCGGCCACGCACGCTTCCCCGGGCGCATCAACGTCCAGCTCATGGAGGTGCGCGCCGCCGACCGCATCCGCATCGAGGCCTATGAACGGGGCGCCGGCTACACGCTCGCCTCGGGCAGCAGCGCCTGTGCGGCGGCCGTCGCCGCCCATGCCCTCGGGCTGACCGGCCCCGAGGTCACCGTCGAGATGCCCGGCGGGCACCTCTCCGTCGGCATCTCCGACGCCGGCGAGGTCACCCTGACCGGCCCGGTCCGGGCCGTCGTGGCCGGCCGGTGGGCCCCGGCATTCCGCAGGAGGCTGGCCTCATGA
- a CDS encoding 2OG-Fe dioxygenase family protein → MPIGTQGFTVFDLPAVPTELLDSYDDLPVDDYMGNGTRFKRFSQYRLSPGEGDAWNFALLPHRDYTAYKKFNKAAGGIRRTYEPLKADFTGLISCGIDGIGLDRREDWQINVHQNRTRAEAGRPGPLTPEGVHHDGHEFVMIAVLRRKNVGGGETRLWKPGADEPFWAGTLQAGQAVLLDDKAIAHDVTDVVADGEGPGHRDIVIVAFSRWQHKWYGDEHDSSALSEDAG, encoded by the coding sequence ATGCCGATCGGCACCCAGGGATTCACCGTTTTCGATCTGCCCGCCGTACCCACGGAACTCCTGGACAGCTACGACGACCTTCCGGTCGACGACTACATGGGCAACGGCACGCGCTTCAAACGCTTCTCGCAGTACCGGCTGTCCCCCGGCGAGGGCGACGCCTGGAACTTCGCGCTGCTGCCGCACCGGGACTACACGGCGTACAAGAAGTTCAACAAGGCCGCCGGCGGCATTCGCCGGACCTACGAACCCCTCAAGGCCGACTTCACCGGACTGATCTCCTGCGGAATCGACGGCATCGGCCTCGACCGCCGCGAGGACTGGCAGATCAATGTGCACCAGAACCGCACCCGGGCCGAGGCCGGCCGCCCCGGGCCGCTGACGCCCGAGGGCGTGCACCACGACGGCCACGAGTTCGTGATGATCGCCGTCCTGCGCCGGAAGAACGTGGGCGGCGGCGAGACCCGGCTGTGGAAGCCCGGCGCCGACGAGCCCTTCTGGGCCGGGACGCTCCAGGCGGGCCAGGCCGTACTCCTCGACGACAAGGCCATCGCCCACGACGTGACCGACGTCGTGGCGGACGGCGAGGGGCCCGGACACCGGGACATCGTGATCGTCGCCTTCTCGCGCTGGCAGCACAAGTGGTACGGCGACGAGCACGACTCCTCCGCCCTGTCCGAGGACGCCGGCTGA
- a CDS encoding acetyl-CoA carboxylase biotin carboxylase subunit family protein, which translates to MHLAFVDSNPPALQAIRLAKSAGHRVTYLQSAHTQYPLTDANLALVSSVDHLVDGLVTTDHDVVTAALAECHAAHPIDFVTTQHEMSAEAVAAACRALGLRGTSPQAVLTARRKDRTRAALRAAGLASAHFATATDEEAALAAAEHIGYPVVFKPPSGAAGLLACVVHDAAEARSAWQRLQRGLDAVPEDWRGQFRRGVLIEEFLVGELVSVEIGARDGRFFPLCISGRYRWAGDGVTALGSFIPAGLEAQQATACWEYARRVCRAIGADIGVFHLEIMVTARGPVLVEFNPRVMGGGLPAAYRHATGQEVYAALLDILAGADDVAAPPFRAGCTAVRVVLPREAGRLGPDATLAPLDGHPRVKEVIGFGEYRTGPGSDVARGQALARFIVQDTDPTAVERTSEDLLSRLEPLLGVPLMTGSYHPGGPEHPGSAA; encoded by the coding sequence ATGCACCTGGCCTTCGTCGACTCCAACCCCCCTGCCCTGCAGGCCATCAGGCTGGCCAAGAGCGCGGGACACCGGGTCACCTATCTGCAGTCCGCACACACCCAGTACCCGCTCACCGACGCCAACCTGGCCCTGGTCTCGTCCGTGGACCACCTCGTCGACGGGCTGGTCACCACCGACCACGACGTGGTGACCGCGGCGCTGGCCGAGTGCCACGCCGCACACCCCATCGACTTCGTCACCACGCAGCACGAGATGTCCGCCGAGGCGGTGGCTGCGGCCTGCCGCGCACTGGGGCTGCGGGGCACCTCGCCACAGGCGGTGCTCACCGCCCGGCGCAAGGACCGCACCCGGGCGGCGCTGCGGGCCGCGGGCCTGGCCTCGGCACACTTCGCGACCGCCACCGACGAGGAGGCGGCACTGGCGGCGGCGGAGCACATCGGCTATCCCGTGGTGTTCAAGCCACCGTCCGGGGCGGCCGGGCTGCTCGCCTGTGTCGTCCACGACGCGGCCGAGGCGAGGTCGGCCTGGCAGCGGCTGCAGCGCGGCCTCGACGCGGTTCCCGAGGACTGGCGCGGCCAGTTCCGGCGCGGCGTCCTCATCGAGGAGTTCCTGGTGGGGGAGCTGGTGTCGGTGGAGATCGGCGCCCGCGACGGCCGGTTCTTCCCGCTGTGCATCAGCGGCCGCTACCGCTGGGCGGGCGACGGGGTCACCGCCCTGGGGTCCTTCATCCCGGCCGGCCTGGAAGCGCAGCAGGCCACCGCGTGCTGGGAGTACGCCCGCCGGGTCTGCCGGGCGATCGGCGCCGACATCGGCGTCTTCCACCTGGAGATCATGGTCACCGCACGGGGGCCCGTCCTGGTCGAGTTCAACCCCCGGGTCATGGGCGGCGGCCTGCCCGCCGCCTACCGCCACGCCACCGGGCAGGAGGTCTACGCCGCGCTGCTGGACATCCTCGCCGGGGCCGACGACGTCGCCGCGCCGCCCTTCCGGGCCGGCTGCACCGCGGTCCGCGTCGTCCTCCCCCGCGAGGCCGGCCGGCTCGGCCCCGACGCGACCCTGGCGCCTCTGGACGGGCACCCCCGCGTCAAGGAGGTGATCGGCTTCGGCGAGTACCGCACCGGCCCCGGCAGCGACGTGGCCCGGGGCCAGGCGCTGGCCCGGTTCATCGTCCAGGACACCGACCCGACGGCCGTCGAGCGGACCTCCGAGGACCTGCTGAGCCGGCTGGAACCACTGCTCGGCGTCCCGCTGATGACCGGCAGCTACCACCCCGGCGGCCCGGAGCACCCGGGGAGCGCAGCGTGA
- a CDS encoding HAD family phosphatase, with translation MASIQARSAVFPLPTELEAIVFDCDGLLLDTETCWSRAESALFRAHGREFGLAEKQLVIGKTVEGVGEVMADYFGRPGEGALLSAELLEGVRRELADGVAALPGAADLVRACAERLPVAVASNSPRSLLDTALGSSGLAELLPLSFAADEVAAPKPAPDLYLTACRALGADPGSCVAFEDSNTGIRAARAAGLHLVTVPSLAGQELDHDWLLGSLADPELQAWSRALRPAGAHAAD, from the coding sequence TTGGCCAGCATCCAGGCTCGTTCGGCCGTTTTTCCGCTGCCCACCGAGCTCGAAGCCATCGTATTCGACTGCGACGGCCTTCTTTTGGACACCGAAACCTGCTGGTCACGCGCGGAAAGCGCGCTCTTTCGCGCGCACGGGCGCGAATTCGGCCTGGCCGAAAAGCAGCTTGTCATCGGCAAGACGGTGGAGGGCGTCGGCGAGGTGATGGCCGATTACTTCGGGCGTCCCGGCGAAGGTGCGCTGCTCTCCGCCGAGCTGCTGGAGGGCGTGCGCCGGGAGCTGGCCGACGGAGTGGCCGCGCTGCCCGGGGCCGCTGACCTGGTCCGGGCCTGTGCCGAACGGCTGCCCGTCGCGGTCGCCAGCAACAGCCCCCGGTCGCTGCTGGACACCGCGCTGGGGAGCTCCGGCCTGGCCGAGCTGCTGCCACTGTCGTTCGCGGCCGACGAGGTGGCGGCTCCCAAACCCGCGCCCGACCTGTACCTCACCGCCTGCCGGGCGCTCGGCGCCGACCCCGGTTCCTGCGTCGCCTTCGAGGACTCCAACACGGGCATCCGCGCGGCCCGCGCCGCGGGGCTCCACCTGGTCACCGTGCCCTCGCTGGCCGGCCAGGAGCTGGACCACGACTGGCTGCTGGGCTCCCTGGCCGACCCCGAACTCCAGGCGTGGTCCCGTGCCCTGCGGCCGGCGGGCGCCCACGCCGCCGACTGA